From the Streptomyces syringium genome, one window contains:
- a CDS encoding WD40 repeat domain-containing serine/threonine protein kinase, with the protein MDALWPDDPQWVGPYRLDGRLGAGGMGQVYLGTSPGGRKVAVKLIRAELAATPQFRTRFAREVDAARQVGGFHTAQVVDADPDAESPWLVTAFIPGPTLRQVVVERGPLAADAVLRLGAGLAEGLTAIHRCGLVHRDLKPGNVIMAEDGPRIIDFGIARAVDASSLTATGAIVGTYAYMSPEQIRADRAGPASDVFALGSVLAFAATGRSPFDAPTLLAVVQRILDEPPVLGGLDGELRRLLVSCLAKDPADRPAVAGLPARFAGARGGEAAVHPPRPEQTVVLAPAERTRPEPVAPRDGAADAGAGAQPYAVGARGPAPVASAESGPTVPGTGRVSRRAFIVGGLAVAAATAVTVPVLLRREDGDDPSSPASASPQSAGAKEVTLKGPVSVHALAFAPDGTSLVTAGGEGTIWRWDLATGRSTTTRIGVAEYLQPNAFSRDVKLLVRAEKNKVLLWDVATGRTVGTFTGITSYRLQDGFVSAMSLSPDGRTLAASTSKGLYVWDVVSGRTLDVHEDSTSGPTAFSPDGKLLISGYPLQVRQMPGGRTLAALDEGTTSREALFSPDGQILAIAQLDDTVRLWNTSSRQDVVTLKGHKARIQALAFHPGGRTLASADQGGTVRLWDTATATVTTTFTSHNSIAAVAFSPDGKTLAAGLNGGTSYSTHDTVRLWKLP; encoded by the coding sequence ATGGACGCGTTGTGGCCCGATGATCCCCAGTGGGTCGGCCCGTACCGGCTGGACGGCCGGCTGGGTGCGGGCGGCATGGGGCAGGTCTACCTCGGTACGTCACCGGGCGGCCGCAAGGTCGCGGTGAAGCTGATCCGGGCGGAGCTGGCAGCCACCCCGCAGTTCCGGACCCGCTTCGCCCGGGAGGTGGACGCCGCACGGCAGGTGGGCGGCTTCCACACCGCCCAGGTCGTCGACGCCGACCCCGACGCCGAATCCCCCTGGCTGGTCACCGCGTTCATTCCGGGGCCGACGCTGCGGCAGGTCGTCGTCGAGCGCGGCCCGCTGGCTGCCGACGCCGTGCTCCGCCTCGGCGCCGGGCTCGCCGAAGGGCTCACCGCGATCCACCGCTGCGGCCTCGTCCACCGCGACCTCAAGCCCGGCAACGTCATCATGGCCGAGGACGGTCCCCGCATCATCGACTTCGGCATCGCCCGTGCCGTGGACGCCAGTTCACTCACCGCCACGGGTGCGATCGTCGGCACGTACGCCTACATGTCGCCGGAGCAGATCCGCGCCGACCGGGCCGGGCCCGCCAGCGACGTGTTCGCGCTCGGCTCGGTCCTGGCCTTCGCCGCCACCGGCCGCAGCCCGTTCGACGCGCCCACCCTCCTGGCCGTCGTCCAACGGATCCTGGACGAGCCGCCCGTGCTCGGGGGTCTCGACGGCGAGCTCCGGCGCCTGCTGGTCTCCTGTCTGGCGAAGGACCCCGCCGACCGCCCGGCTGTCGCCGGTCTCCCCGCCCGGTTCGCGGGCGCCCGCGGGGGCGAGGCGGCCGTCCACCCGCCCCGGCCGGAGCAGACGGTGGTCCTGGCCCCGGCGGAGCGGACACGGCCCGAGCCGGTGGCACCGAGGGACGGGGCAGCGGACGCGGGTGCCGGGGCGCAGCCGTACGCCGTCGGAGCCCGGGGCCCGGCTCCGGTGGCGTCCGCGGAATCCGGCCCGACCGTACCGGGAACGGGCAGGGTGTCGCGGCGTGCGTTCATCGTCGGCGGTCTGGCTGTCGCCGCGGCGACAGCGGTCACCGTCCCCGTCCTCCTGCGCCGCGAAGACGGCGACGACCCGAGCTCCCCCGCCTCCGCTTCGCCGCAGAGCGCAGGCGCGAAGGAGGTCACCCTCAAGGGTCCCGTGAGCGTGCACGCCCTCGCCTTCGCGCCGGACGGCACGTCGCTCGTCACGGCCGGCGGTGAGGGCACGATCTGGCGCTGGGACCTGGCCACGGGGCGCAGCACGACCACGCGCATCGGCGTGGCCGAGTACCTCCAGCCCAACGCGTTCAGCCGGGACGTCAAGCTCCTGGTCAGGGCGGAGAAGAACAAGGTCCTGCTGTGGGACGTGGCCACCGGCCGCACCGTCGGCACCTTCACCGGCATCACGTCCTACCGGCTCCAGGACGGCTTCGTCTCCGCCATGAGCCTCAGCCCGGACGGCAGGACGCTGGCCGCGAGCACCTCCAAGGGCCTGTACGTGTGGGACGTGGTCTCCGGTCGCACCCTCGATGTCCACGAGGACTCAACGAGCGGGCCGACGGCCTTCAGCCCGGACGGCAAGCTGCTGATCAGCGGATATCCCCTTCAGGTGCGGCAGATGCCGGGCGGCCGGACCCTGGCGGCGCTGGACGAGGGCACGACCTCACGCGAGGCGTTGTTCAGCCCGGACGGCCAGATCCTGGCCATCGCGCAGCTGGACGACACCGTGCGGCTGTGGAACACCAGCTCCCGCCAGGACGTCGTCACCCTCAAGGGCCACAAGGCCCGGATCCAGGCGCTCGCGTTCCACCCGGGCGGCCGGACGCTGGCCAGCGCCGACCAGGGCGGCACCGTCCGGCTGTGGGACACGGCCACCGCAACGGTCACCACCACCTTCACCAGCCACAACTCCATCGCAGCGGTGGCGTTCAGCCCGGACGGAAAGACCCTCGCGGCGGGCCTCAACGGCGGCACCAGCTACTCCACCCATGACACCGTCCGTCTCTGGAAGCTCCCCTGA